The sequence AGCGATGGAGTGAAATATGCCGCacaggtaatatttttaaatcattagcAGCGATTATCGCCTATTtggttgatattaatatttgatacattatttttttttatttcaggaaatTTTCCTGCCAGATCATGCACTGGTAGTAGGCCGTTTTATGTTAGCGGCATGGGAACTAGGCTTAGAGGGTGCAGATGACGAAGCAGCTGATATCATGGTGGTGGCTGTCCAGAACTTCCTCAAGAATGTTATAAGTGCTGTGATATCACAACGGAAAGGGTATAAAATGAGAGGGAAGCACTTCATGTATGATATTGGAAGGGATGTGCCCAACATGTGGTTAAGGAATACAGCCAAATTGTACGATCCCCAGTTTGAAGGCAGGGTGGAGGTGGATGATGGAGCTGATGCTTTGGGACCGAGATGTCCCCCTACAATTGATGAGATGGAACAATCTGCCGCATTTGAGATTGCTTGCAGGTAATACtacttaaatatcaaattataatatatttaatctccTTAAATTCGCATGAGTAGAGAAACATGCAAAGTATCAAGACCTTTTTAtgaaatcttaattttttttttgtgatttcttatgtttatgcaagtgttagaaattgaaattaaactatttatattaagattttCTCTGgatgtttcaaagactgcagcctacATGGTTATGGAGGGACtgtctaaaattataatataaaaacctgcaataaaatccaaacacagttttatttaaaattgttttgttttatgacttaccatataatttttatatttcagcaAAACAGATGAGGAACCTAATGATGATAAGTTAACAATTGAGGAGTTCTATACCACACTACTTACTCACAGGAACATTATAGCGTGCCATTCTGTGTATGCAGTAAACATGGAACGGTTGGCTGTTATGTTGAACCATCCAAGTTACTGAACATcggttttaaaattatctaatgaATTTGATATGTTTATGTCGGGAGCATAGCTACTGCTGTATCAGCCATATCAGTAATACGGGGCCACTCTTGGCCCATATCTACATTAAACTTCACACTGCCCTGAAGAGGCCccaacaaatatacatatatggCCCCTCTATGCCAAGCTACCCTACTGGCTTGTATATAATTGTAGAAGAATTAAAGTCAGGACAGGGCAACTCTGTATGGTAAGTGAAGAAGAAATGTTTACAGACCCTTATAGGCTTCAGTGTGTTATGTCAACATAAAGCGGCCTACTACAAGGTATACACATTAACTCTGTACCCAGGGATGTGACAAAATTCGGTGTAAAAGGGTGTATGTTTAGTGTGGTGACTGAGCACACAAGAATTACCTTGTAGTTTATTATCACCCTATAATATATCTAAGTCAAAAAGAAGCTATTCTCTAGACTAAGGAAATGATTTTAAACAACCAGGCTTGGTATTAAATAGAGCAACCATGTGATCTGTTAgtctttttacaataatacagtGATGCTGATGCTATTGTTAAATCTCAGGTTACACTACCTTTTTTTAAAACCACTATGTGTAGTAAAAATTGAATAAATGTTAGGTCTTATGTTGAATTCAATGGCTACAATTGATTAATGTCTTCATCAAATAAGCCTGTCTGACTAACATTAAGAATTGATATTTCAAAGTAATTATATGGTGTtgtgtaataaatgtttatttatacaatttaaattttttattttaaacaaaacaagtaagaacatcaaaatataatagcaatgaattgtaaaataaatatagaatttgaatgtaatagaaatatagAAGACTTACCTAAGGTgggatttaattatttgttttttattttataattattttcatgaaCAAGTCATTGTTTACGTATGTTGGTATTACAATTAGCTATTGAGCACCTATCTACTTATGCATTCAAAGTCCAATATGCAACTGGCGAATAGCCTAGTTGTGTCTACAAACTACGGACGCGCTTACAACCATAACAACTGGATTTATATGCATTGTATCTAATAATCGACGAGGTAACGttataccaaaataatataCCAAAGTCGGTCCTAATCATCTTATCTTTATAGGCAAATTTTTAAGATTCCACCTGCGCCGGCGACGCGCTCGCTTCCGACGGTGACTGTACCACCACCAGCGGCACGTGTCTACCCGTCCGAGGCGACCGTGGCGGACTGCCTTCTAAATGTTGTAGCTCGTGTTCTTCTGCCGGCGGTGGTGTTTCCCTACGTGTGCCGACTAGGAAACTTCGTTTCTTCCAAGCGACGAAGCCCAACATCACTAACACTACTGCAATTCCGATGGCGCCGAACGTGATGCCCGTTGCTGATGCTGTTGATATTGTGTAGAAACCTAATTAGAAATATGAACGAAttgatcaataaaataaaaaaaaagattttgagTGGTAAATATTCCACAATCGGTTCTCAGGAGCGATTCTTTCAATCACTTCGCAattttttatgtacatataaaCGCAAAGGGTGTTGCGATTACACAGAATTCTATGTGCAAGTAAATTTACTTGCATTATATGTAAGTACTCGCTGGCACGTTATAAAAAATCCGATAAACGATAAAGTTTATAAAGGAAATAGGTTTTGGTAGACTATGTTTACACGCACCTTCTACCTCCAGGCTGATGAAGTCAATATGCTCCTTCCCATCTTCAAGTCCTGCGCCGCAAGTCCATAGGCCAATATCGTCGTATTTCACACGTTTTATAGTCACCGCGCAATCTCCACGATCCGTACTTTTATTGCTTGGGAAATAAAAGCGGTTTAGAATCGCactgaaaaataatagaaaattataagtatCTGTTCTTATCACATGCCTTAACATCAATTATCAATATATATGATACTTGCTTCTTTTCCGTAACCCCAGAATCGATGccaaaatgtttatacttaTTAGTATCGGGCGGTTCGAAACGACAATATCTCAGTGGAGTCATTCGTTTAGTCGTGGCACAAGCTAGCGTGATTGGCTTTCCATGAACCGCGGTGATATTCTGCTGAATTGCTGCGACGTGGCCAACCACCCGGACTTGGATGCTCTGCATTATTTCCACACCAGTTGCCGTTTTCCCAGAGACTGCAGTGCCGATATGACATCGCCATTGCCCCTCGTCTCGTTTTGTGGCATTTAGTTTAACAGCGCAATGCCCCGCAGTTAGTGTTGAATCTGCAAATCTGTTTAGACATTTTCTTAAacgtgtaaaaatataatcaattaaggaatatattttttttgttatcatgATGAGCGTCTATcacatgtttttatattaattttaattaagtagttaCATAAATTCTATTTGCTTGTCATATCGCTATCTGAACACAATTTTATGGTTCTTTTATCATAGACATGTAGGTATcttcgtttaaatattattcgttACTTTGTTTATAAGGTAAAAAAAGTACCTGTAAATAACCCAgggcatataataatatcaaataagaGAACGACAGATTTTATTCAATCTTTTGGATCTCTTAACTCTCATTCATTGGTATTTTCAACAGTAACTAGCCTAAATTAGAATAAGTTTTGGGTTTTAAAATTAGCAATATTTTGCAGGGTATAGATACGATCAGGGTATGAAGAATATTTATACTTAGGTCTTATTAATTTCGTTAGTCCGGAAATTTAAATGCAACAAAGTGGTCGCGTAACGTCGGTTATTTAAATGcaaaggaaaaatattactatattctTTAGCCTTTAGCTTACTGTcgatcttttttataaaaaaaataattcaacttACGAATATCTGCTACCATTGGGGTGAATAAATCCACAATACGCCATTGGCATGTCAGTCTTGCATTCTATGGTAAGAGTTTCATTTTCTAGAGCCAGTATCGTTTCAATACCGTTCACATCAAATATTCTAGAAGCTAAAGAAATTAAACAAGTTAGTGATGAATTTAgttcaaaaactattttaccaCTCACACACACCTTGATTTCCTGAAGGATATATTAGCAATAAAAACGTCAATATCACAATACAAGTCTGTCTGTACATGTTGTATGTAACTGTCAGCAAAATGCAAATCGACTGTCCGTCTCAACTCGACGCCTTGATTAGTTACTACCCTCTTGTGATAATGTTATGTCAACAAGTCgttaatttaattgcaattgATAACCGTTGAGTTATTGCTTAAtaagttgtataataaattgtacGGTAAGTGTTATGCTCCACTATTCCCGATACGGTTACCCTGCTTAGGAACTTTGTTGTGTAAAACAAAGTATTTGTGAAGATTGTAATTGGCTGCATAAACGCTATTGATCTATTTTCGTAAGATCATTTATGtcaattatgatataaaaaagctaaaacgtacttattagatttttataataacaattatttatgcaATTTGCTATGAATAAATGAATAGTTTCTAATTACTGAGATTCTTTTTCGTTGCACACCTGATGTCCGCCTTTATATGCGTTATGATCGAGGTTTAAATCTTCTTACATTGTATAGAAATCGCGCCAAATAATGCATCTATTAATAACAGCAAGCACCTCGCATCAAAGATACAAAAGAGATCTTACCTAGATATAGTAACCAAACTGAGCCAATTGTCGCATCGTTTAGAAGTCTATGTCCACTTACGTAGACCGTCGTATATTTATAGCGCGATATGCATATATAACCCACAGAAATCTACATATCGCTGTAGCAACAATCTCATAGACAGCTAAAGTTACAAACTTTGGCGTATCTTAGAACCCTGCTGAGTTAGGTCGTATCCCGCACATGTTCGATTCCCGCAGTGCAGCGAGTGTTTGCTTCAAggaaatatttactattataatatataaatattttcgtactacgtaatttagtaattattgaatatatttaattaaaataaaaataaacaccaaTCACAttccataaaacattttaatacacatCCATTCAACACTATTTACAACTGATTTGTTTACTATCATTTCCTTCTATTTCTATTTTTCCTTGTTCTATCTATCTTCTTGTCTGTTGACAGTTCCTGCTGAAGTTTCTTTAACATTTGTGGCGTGATTAGGCCCTGAAACGAACAAACCTCAGTAAATAACAGTTGAcggacaacaaaaaaaaaaacttgattcaATCTTTTGACTAATAATTCCCTTATTTTAGCGTCTTCGccggtttaaaaaaatcaaacaaacttGCTTATCTTATATTAACACTAATtacgtaaaaaaacaaaatacattccattttcaaataaaatttgaaatatatccactaaaatgtaatataaaacagtgtcttaaaaaagattaaaaaaaaacatttaaatcatACTTACTCTGGCTACGAGCATTTCCGACAGTTTTCCTTTCGCATCGTCGCCTTTCGATTGTGGCGCTAAAGTTTTGGCTATCCTCTTGCTCGCACTATACGCGTCTGCAGTCTCTTCTTCGCGTAGCATTTGATCCGAATTTCTCAACAACCTGTGGCAATGACAAATcgataagtttttataaaatcttatacaaTATAGTCAAGGATAATTCAAttgaatataaagaaaacatatttaaaatcgcaCCAAGTGTCATAATTGGGGTATCTAACAAAATTATTCAGctagtttttataatacaatatatcatCTCACCTTGTGATTTGGAATATTCCTTGTTGTATAATGGCGTCCAATTCTGTTTCCATGTCGCGTACCAGCTTGACATCCGGAAACATGTCCGGAAACCTATAACTGTTGGCAAAAACCAcaatttaagttaataaattttaaatataattttgacgaaataaaaaaatctgtgtccatattttagtatttaagtgCTCATGGACAATGAACAAATAACATAAACTGACTTTTCGCCACGGGTATTCCCCGTCATGTTGTGATagaggggcgagcctatcaccatatcggccacaaaatCCAGAATCCGGAataaaaaatcccaatatctccctagacctcagcactgcagtcgtactgcgTACAATATAACTACACCACCAAAGTAGTCATTAATATGTGACACTGCTCTATCGTTTTCAAattagcatattattataatgtaaatacctTAACCACAAGTAGAGTTCGAGCACGTCAAAAGCAGATTCCAAGTGAACTAAATCCATAATAGTTTTAGGCGAAGGCAGCGGCCAGTCCACTGTGTTTGCGAGCCAGTTCTTCGTGATTGGCTCGTTGCGACTGTACTGCCGCACCATCTggtgacaaaaataaacaattttaaatatttatatatatcttcgtaataaaataatatattaacttttTGGAGCATACTGTATTAAATGACAATAGACTACATGCTgtatattaggtttttattcAACTTTCCTCACACCAATGAACCGTAATACAAAGTTGATCTTATAATTATCGCACCTTTATCATAACATTGGAATTGATGTTTGATACAATGTGATTCTACAGAcaacaaattattcaaaatctTCCTACTTAATGATGTTTTATGTTTCCGCGAATgctagacattgaaataaaactattttacgaattttatcgcgatttgtatattataagacCTCAAGACACAGTGAGCTCATTctacgtagatcggaccgtcaatagctaaaacaatctaaaattttgtataaaagggtatttgattatgtttgatattgtgcattttttatctgtaatagcaattagtacaaagaagaagatttcaatgatttcttttgttttagaattaatacggcgtactaatttataaaagttataaataaaaatgtcaaatatcgtattgtaaaatgtaggtagcaGTGGCGATTAGTTCTTAGTACCCGATTCAAAGTAAAGTAGTTTAATTCCAATCTTCctactttatatttacaatagctATATTAAGAATACTTTTGGCCCACAGTGCAAAAGAAGTAGAATATAGGCCTACAACCTGGttgacatacaaaaatatacaagcTGACCGGATAAAACGATAGATCCGATCATCTCTAAAAATAAGAATGGCCATCCCTCCCTAAGCCccataataaaaataccgaTATTTCGTTTACCTTAAGGAATGTAGCGCACACAAACGGCAGTTTGTTGTTGATAGGCGCGCAGCAGAACACGTAACGCGCACGTAAAGGCAACGGAACGTGCTGGATCATCTCCGCGAGGAACTTGAACGCTTCCGTGTTGCACATGAAGTATAGAGAATCGTCGACTGTGCATAGATGGACGAAGATGTCCTGCGAATATTACGATTAaatgcctcggtgacgtagatGTGTGAGTGCGCGGTACGACATCGTTTCAACGTCCCGTGTTCGATTGTGAGTCGAGTAAAGTGTTATTGGTTTTATCTGTTCTTGCTCTAATATAACGATTGCCTTGTCCCCTATCGATACGAGACAGAACACACATGACGAAAATTGAGTGCACTGGTTTCActtcttttactttttattttcttattaacaaTTTAGGTGATAGGTCGTATGTCAGGGTCGATGCGCTATTTCTTCAGCAAGGCAGCAGTGTATATGCAGTTTTGTGCCGGTTTGAAAATATTGTAGCCATCGTAATTACTTGGTGTTATGAGACTCAACATCTTATTAATCATATGTTGCTCTTATCTCgtcagttgtaaaaaaaatctactcatGTGCCGAACAATTGAAAATGAACTCTATTTAAA is a genomic window of Manduca sexta isolate Smith_Timp_Sample1 chromosome 22, JHU_Msex_v1.0, whole genome shotgun sequence containing:
- the LOC115442160 gene encoding transcriptional adapter 1-like; protein product: MSSDALNIARRKLNDVLGEKSTKYFNHMKQWFRMKLTKEEFDAEARKLLNNEQVHHHNEFLLALLNKVEGLAEASISIAQEKASSHNRNSRRHKRSSRTSEKSNFEPVDLLEYLPPNSPPGAGSDGVKYAAQEIFLPDHALVVGRFMLAAWELGLEGADDEAADIMVVAVQNFLKNVISAVISQRKGYKMRGKHFMYDIGRDVPNMWLRNTAKLYDPQFEGRVEVDDGADALGPRCPPTIDEMEQSAAFEIACSKTDEEPNDDKLTIEEFYTTLLTHRNIIACHSVYAVNMERLAVMLNHPSY